In Chryseobacterium shigense, the following proteins share a genomic window:
- a CDS encoding 4'-phosphopantetheinyl transferase family protein translates to MPLYRDFSDDNATILVWKYDESEELDISELLEPENAEKVKDYHPKKLLEVLMVRKLLKGLKPHSKILYKEREPFLSPKDAEISITHSFPFAAIAISKNKIGIDIEKFNPKILRVIDKFTYENERGFIPENNSVTFYTIIWSVKESMYKIHHSKYWSLKKNYEVKPFELKHLHKISCRVYDEQFSDEFKARVEFFDDYCFTIVEE, encoded by the coding sequence ATGCCCCTTTACCGAGATTTTTCAGATGACAACGCCACAATCCTCGTATGGAAATATGATGAAAGTGAAGAACTTGATATCAGCGAGCTTCTGGAACCTGAAAACGCCGAAAAGGTAAAAGATTACCATCCTAAAAAACTGCTGGAAGTATTGATGGTACGTAAACTTTTAAAAGGTTTAAAACCTCATTCCAAAATATTATACAAAGAAAGGGAGCCGTTTTTGTCACCTAAAGATGCTGAAATTTCTATCACTCATTCATTTCCTTTTGCCGCGATAGCTATCTCCAAAAACAAAATAGGCATTGATATTGAAAAATTCAATCCAAAGATTCTGAGGGTTATTGATAAATTCACTTACGAAAATGAAAGAGGTTTTATTCCTGAGAATAATTCCGTGACGTTTTATACTATAATATGGAGTGTGAAGGAAAGTATGTACAAAATCCATCACTCAAAATACTGGTCTCTCAAGAAAAATTATGAAGTGAAGCCGTTTGAGCTTAAACATCTTCATAAAATAAGCTGCAGGGTTTATGATGAGCAATTTTCAGATGAGTTTAAAGCCAGAGTGGAATTTTTTGATGATTATTGTTTTACGATTGTGGAAGAGTAG
- a CDS encoding HugZ family protein, whose product MNHKNTREEANRKAKPVAPKVKELIERTKSVILATVDAEGNPNSSYAPFVQVDHTLYILVSFMAKHTKNLAEGRKASVMFIEDESATKQIYARERLTIETIPSQIERDSEIWNAVVAQLKEIHGKVVDVIAEMGDFILIALQPVKGSYVNGFGSAYFVDENLEILEHRNDVNHQSK is encoded by the coding sequence ATGAATCATAAAAATACCCGGGAAGAGGCCAACAGAAAAGCAAAGCCGGTAGCACCAAAAGTAAAGGAACTGATAGAACGTACCAAAAGTGTGATTTTGGCTACGGTAGATGCGGAAGGAAATCCTAATTCAAGCTATGCTCCTTTTGTACAGGTAGATCATACACTATATATTCTGGTATCTTTTATGGCAAAGCATACCAAAAACCTTGCGGAAGGAAGAAAAGCTTCAGTAATGTTTATTGAGGATGAATCTGCCACGAAACAGATTTATGCCCGTGAACGCTTAACAATAGAGACGATACCTTCCCAGATAGAAAGAGACTCTGAAATATGGAATGCTGTAGTGGCCCAATTAAAAGAAATCCACGGAAAAGTGGTAGATGTTATTGCTGAAATGGGCGATTTTATCCTTATTGCTTTACAGCCTGTAAAAGGTTCTTACGTAAACGGATTCGGAAGTGCTTATTTTGTGGATGAAAATCTTGAAATCCTTGAGCATAGAAATGATGTGAATCATCAGTCTAAATAA
- the ahcY gene encoding adenosylhomocysteinase — translation MSTTTQYVPYKVKDISLAEWGRKEITLAEAEMPGLMAIREEYGPSQPLKGARIAGCLHMTIQTAVLIETLVALGAEVTWSSCNIFSTQDHAAAAIAAAGIPVYAWKGLNEEEFDWCIEQTLFFGEDRKPLNMILDDGGDLTNMVFDKYPEFTKDIKGLSEETTTGVHRLYERMKNGTLVMPAINVNDSVTKSKFDNKYGCKESAVDAVRRATDVMLAGKRVVVCGYGDVGKGTAASFRGAGSIVTVTEIDPICALQAAMDGYEVKKLDTVVDNADIIITTTGNFNIVRGEHFLKMKDKAIVCNIGHFDNEIDMAWLNKNYGHTKSEVKPQVDIYTIEGKEVIILAEGRLVNLGCATGHPSFVMSNSFSNQTLAQIELWNNSAAYKNEVYMLPKHLDEKVAALHLKKLSVELETLSSEQAEYIGVEVQGPFKPEYYRY, via the coding sequence ATGAGTACTACAACACAATACGTTCCTTACAAAGTGAAGGACATATCCCTAGCAGAATGGGGAAGAAAAGAAATTACCCTTGCCGAAGCAGAAATGCCAGGCCTGATGGCTATCCGTGAAGAATACGGACCCTCTCAACCCTTAAAAGGAGCAAGAATTGCAGGATGTCTTCACATGACGATCCAAACCGCTGTTCTTATTGAAACACTGGTGGCTTTAGGAGCTGAAGTTACATGGTCTTCTTGTAATATTTTCTCTACACAGGACCACGCTGCTGCTGCTATTGCTGCTGCAGGAATCCCTGTTTATGCATGGAAAGGTCTTAACGAAGAGGAATTTGACTGGTGTATTGAGCAGACTTTATTCTTCGGTGAAGACAGAAAGCCGTTGAACATGATCCTTGATGACGGTGGAGATTTAACGAACATGGTTTTCGATAAATACCCTGAATTCACAAAAGATATCAAAGGACTTTCTGAAGAAACCACTACAGGAGTACACAGACTTTATGAAAGAATGAAGAACGGAACTTTGGTAATGCCTGCCATCAACGTAAACGATTCAGTAACTAAATCTAAATTCGACAATAAATACGGATGTAAAGAATCTGCAGTGGATGCTGTAAGAAGAGCTACAGACGTTATGCTTGCCGGAAAAAGAGTAGTAGTTTGCGGATACGGAGACGTAGGTAAAGGTACTGCTGCATCTTTCAGAGGAGCCGGTTCTATTGTTACCGTTACTGAAATTGATCCAATTTGTGCGCTTCAGGCTGCAATGGACGGTTACGAAGTAAAAAAACTGGATACAGTTGTAGATAATGCAGATATCATCATCACTACTACAGGTAACTTCAACATCGTAAGAGGAGAGCATTTCCTTAAAATGAAAGATAAAGCGATCGTTTGTAACATCGGTCACTTCGATAATGAAATTGATATGGCCTGGTTGAACAAAAACTACGGTCACACAAAATCTGAAGTGAAACCTCAGGTTGATATCTATACTATCGAAGGTAAAGAAGTAATCATTCTTGCTGAAGGTAGACTGGTAAACTTAGGATGTGCAACAGGACACCCAAGTTTCGTAATGTCTAACTCTTTCTCTAACCAGACTTTGGCTCAGATCGAGTTATGGAACAACTCTGCAGCTTACAAAAACGAAGTATATATGCTTCCAAAGCATTTGGATGAAAAAGTAGCTGCTTTACACCTTAAAAAACTAAGCGTTGAGCTGGAGACCCTATCTTCAGAGCAGGCTGAATATATTGGTGTGGAAGTACAGGGGCCATTCAAGCCTGAGTACTACAGATATTAA
- the yiaA gene encoding inner membrane protein YiaA, with the protein MKKQRVSNAFVAASWVALGAGMVGFIVGLARAEMQLNEKGYYFTILLYGLFAVVSLQKAVRDRLENIPVTDIYYGICWFATLSSIVLLAIGLWNATILPSEKGFYAFAFLLALFGAISVQKNTRDNMIQE; encoded by the coding sequence ATGAAAAAACAAAGAGTATCGAATGCATTCGTAGCTGCATCATGGGTAGCATTGGGAGCAGGAATGGTGGGCTTCATTGTAGGACTTGCCAGAGCTGAAATGCAGCTGAATGAAAAAGGTTATTATTTTACCATCCTTCTTTATGGCCTTTTTGCTGTAGTTTCCTTGCAGAAAGCTGTACGCGACAGACTGGAAAATATTCCGGTAACAGATATTTATTATGGCATCTGCTGGTTTGCAACGCTTTCTTCCATTGTACTGCTGGCTATAGGACTTTGGAACGCAACCATACTTCCCAGTGAAAAAGGATTTTATGCATTTGCATTTCTCCTTGCACTTTTCGGAGCCATTTCCGTACAGAAAAATACAAGGGACAATATGATCCAGGAATAA
- the purE gene encoding 5-(carboxyamino)imidazole ribonucleotide mutase — protein MVGIIMGSQSDLPIMEQAANFLKSLDIPYELTVVSAHRTPERMFDYAKTAKERGLKVIIAGAGGAAHLPGMVASCTTLPVIGVPILSSNSIDGWDSVLSILQMPGGIPVATVALNGALNAGILAVKILGSADEAIAENLQKYQDSLKDKVLGTVDDIKAQHPNQYDK, from the coding sequence ATGGTAGGAATTATTATGGGCAGCCAGAGCGATCTGCCGATTATGGAACAGGCAGCAAATTTTTTGAAAAGCCTTGATATTCCATACGAACTGACGGTAGTTTCAGCACACAGAACACCCGAAAGAATGTTTGATTATGCAAAAACAGCTAAGGAAAGAGGTCTTAAAGTAATTATTGCGGGAGCAGGAGGAGCAGCACACCTTCCGGGAATGGTGGCCAGTTGCACAACGTTACCTGTGATAGGGGTGCCAATTTTATCAAGCAATTCTATTGACGGCTGGGATTCTGTACTCTCCATCCTTCAGATGCCGGGCGGGATTCCTGTAGCGACTGTAGCTTTGAACGGTGCTTTAAATGCAGGGATTTTAGCAGTAAAGATCTTAGGAAGCGCAGACGAGGCAATTGCTGAAAATCTTCAGAAATACCAGGATTCTTTAAAAGATAAAGTGCTGGGAACCGTTGATGATATTAAAGCTCAACATCCTAATCAATATGACAAGTAA
- a CDS encoding DMT family transporter — translation MKDYKLIFAVITVAVVWGTTFLAIRVAVETIPAWFVAGIRQFLAAIIMLVILLSRKEFKWIGWKNLGYQVIFASLMLIVANGMTTVAEETVSSSLASLISACSPILVFLGSVAVGLQKFSFRALSGVLLCFSGILLIFWDGIQDLANPEYRMGMIFLFCAISGWASGTIFTKKLNIQSGNITLNLFYQFLFAGVVQVIFAFIFSENYNFENWTLKSISAMLYLAVFGSVAAFFAFHYALTKISPVQVSILAYVNTVIAIFLGWLIMDEKISLKFILAAAMIICGVFIINYKPEMFRKQKIA, via the coding sequence TTGAAAGATTATAAACTTATTTTTGCCGTTATCACCGTTGCTGTTGTCTGGGGAACTACCTTTCTGGCTATCCGTGTTGCTGTGGAGACTATCCCTGCATGGTTTGTGGCGGGAATCCGTCAGTTTCTGGCAGCGATCATTATGCTTGTTATTCTTCTTTCAAGAAAAGAATTCAAATGGATAGGCTGGAAAAACCTGGGTTATCAGGTCATTTTTGCTTCGCTGATGCTGATTGTAGCTAACGGAATGACAACCGTAGCTGAAGAAACGGTATCCAGCAGCCTGGCCTCTTTAATCAGTGCCTGCTCCCCTATTTTGGTGTTTTTGGGCAGTGTAGCGGTGGGTTTGCAGAAATTCAGTTTCCGGGCTCTTTCAGGGGTTCTTTTATGTTTCAGCGGGATACTTCTGATTTTCTGGGACGGTATACAGGATCTCGCAAATCCGGAATACAGAATGGGAATGATCTTTTTATTCTGCGCCATTTCCGGATGGGCCTCAGGAACTATTTTTACAAAAAAACTCAATATCCAGAGTGGTAATATTACCCTGAACCTGTTTTATCAGTTTTTATTTGCAGGAGTGGTACAGGTTATTTTTGCATTTATATTTTCAGAAAACTATAATTTCGAAAACTGGACCCTGAAAAGTATTTCCGCAATGCTTTATCTGGCTGTATTCGGTTCTGTTGCTGCATTTTTTGCGTTTCATTATGCTTTAACCAAGATTTCTCCGGTGCAGGTTTCAATCCTTGCTTACGTGAATACGGTGATTGCTATATTTCTGGGCTGGCTCATTATGGATGAAAAAATTTCTCTTAAATTCATTCTGGCGGCAGCTATGATTATCTGTGGGGTTTTTATCATTAATTATAAACCGGAAATGTTCAGAAAGCAGAAAATTGCATAA
- a CDS encoding cation:proton antiporter — protein sequence MILLSIHNLSFPIEDPVLKFLLVLVIILAAPLLLNKIKVPHLLGLIIAGAVIGPNGFNVLARDSSIVVTGTTGLLYIMFLAGLEIDMGDFKKNKWKSLTFGLYTFIVPFVLGYLGGFYILHFSILTSILFASLFSSHTLIAYPLVSKLGIAKNKAVNITVGGTMITDILALLVLAVIVGMSQGDVGTEFWVKLSVSFIVFALIVLIIFPIIGRWFFKRVDDKISQYIFVLVMIYLAAMLAELAGVEAIIGAFFAGLALNRLIPHTSSLMNRVEFVGNAIFIPFFLISVGMLIDFKVFFKSWETLEVAGIMLVASIGGKYLSAVMTQKTFRLSKEEGKLIFGLSSASAAATLASVMVGYNIILSETETGEPVRLLNEHVLNGSILLILISCTISSFISMASAQKIAESDNEDTVSGDSHEEENILLAINHEETVERMVNLSILIKAHSNTENLFALNIINEDKNESSMKNAEKLLHQATDAAAAADVKMQALKRYDNDVINGVKNVIKEQDITDLIIGLEDEKGFSPSFVYNLYNGYLQNDDVNVLVYHAAQPLSTIKKYAVMIPENAHKEAGFFHALLRVWNIARNSGAGLVFYAPENILDILQRIIKKANIEAEFIIMNTWQDGEKTAAKLKEDEALIVLMAKRGMQSYIPRMRLIPELLNKYLNNNNYLLIFPFSEFDENSPEIRSVGNHGDFVEIGNVIQKIFK from the coding sequence ATGATTTTACTGAGCATACATAATCTGAGTTTTCCTATAGAAGATCCGGTATTAAAATTCCTTTTGGTACTGGTCATCATCCTTGCCGCTCCCCTGCTGCTGAACAAAATTAAAGTTCCGCATCTTTTGGGCCTTATCATTGCAGGAGCCGTAATAGGTCCGAATGGTTTTAATGTACTGGCAAGAGACAGCAGTATTGTGGTAACGGGAACCACGGGCCTTCTTTATATCATGTTTCTCGCCGGATTGGAGATTGATATGGGCGATTTTAAGAAAAACAAATGGAAAAGCCTTACGTTTGGACTTTACACATTTATTGTTCCTTTTGTTCTGGGCTATCTGGGTGGTTTTTATATACTGCATTTTTCAATACTTACCTCTATTCTTTTTGCCAGTCTTTTTTCATCACATACCCTGATTGCTTATCCATTGGTGAGTAAACTCGGAATTGCCAAAAATAAAGCTGTAAACATAACCGTTGGCGGAACAATGATCACTGATATCCTGGCACTTTTAGTACTCGCAGTTATCGTAGGAATGTCGCAGGGCGATGTGGGTACGGAATTTTGGGTTAAGCTTTCCGTTTCCTTTATTGTTTTTGCCCTGATTGTTCTGATTATTTTCCCAATTATAGGACGCTGGTTCTTCAAAAGAGTGGATGATAAAATTTCACAGTATATTTTTGTGCTGGTGATGATCTATCTGGCTGCAATGCTTGCCGAACTTGCCGGAGTAGAAGCCATTATTGGAGCTTTCTTTGCCGGACTTGCATTAAACAGACTGATACCTCATACCTCATCTTTAATGAACAGGGTAGAATTTGTAGGAAATGCCATCTTCATTCCCTTCTTCCTGATCAGTGTGGGAATGCTTATAGATTTTAAAGTTTTCTTTAAAAGCTGGGAAACGCTGGAAGTTGCAGGAATTATGCTTGTGGCATCCATCGGAGGTAAATATCTTTCTGCTGTGATGACTCAAAAGACATTCAGGCTTTCCAAAGAGGAAGGTAAACTGATTTTCGGGTTGAGTTCTGCTTCGGCCGCCGCCACATTAGCTTCAGTAATGGTGGGATACAATATCATTCTTTCTGAAACTGAAACCGGAGAACCGGTAAGGTTACTAAATGAACACGTACTGAACGGAAGCATTCTTCTGATCCTTATTTCCTGTACAATCTCTTCATTTATTTCAATGGCCAGCGCGCAAAAAATTGCAGAAAGTGACAATGAAGATACCGTTTCCGGAGACAGCCATGAGGAAGAAAACATCCTCCTTGCCATTAATCATGAGGAAACTGTGGAAAGAATGGTGAATCTGAGTATTTTAATTAAAGCTCATTCTAATACAGAAAATCTGTTTGCCTTAAATATCATTAATGAAGATAAAAATGAATCTTCCATGAAAAATGCTGAAAAACTGCTTCACCAGGCGACAGATGCAGCGGCAGCGGCTGATGTTAAAATGCAGGCTCTTAAAAGATATGATAATGATGTAATCAATGGGGTGAAAAATGTTATTAAAGAACAGGATATTACCGATCTTATCATAGGGCTGGAAGATGAGAAAGGCTTCTCCCCTTCTTTTGTCTATAATCTTTACAACGGATATCTTCAGAATGATGACGTGAATGTATTGGTGTATCATGCCGCACAGCCCCTTTCCACTATCAAAAAATATGCAGTGATGATCCCGGAAAACGCCCACAAGGAAGCAGGATTCTTTCATGCGCTCCTGAGAGTATGGAATATTGCAAGAAACTCGGGTGCAGGCCTGGTTTTCTATGCTCCGGAAAATATCCTGGATATTCTTCAGAGAATTATTAAAAAGGCCAATATAGAAGCTGAATTCATTATTATGAATACCTGGCAGGATGGTGAAAAAACAGCAGCAAAACTGAAAGAAGATGAGGCACTGATTGTCCTGATGGCCAAACGCGGTATGCAGTCCTACATTCCACGGATGAGGCTTATTCCGGAATTACTGAACAAATATTTAAACAACAATAATTACCTGCTGATCTTCCCGTTCTCGGAGTTTGATGAAAACAGCCCGGAAATACGGTCTGTGGGTAATCATGGTGATTTTGTGGAAATTGGGAATGTGATCCAGAAGATTTTCAAATAA
- a CDS encoding 5-(carboxyamino)imidazole ribonucleotide synthase, with translation MKIGILGGGQLGRMLIQSALKYDDRFYTLDPASDAPCNTISHFTQGNFNDYETVLNFGKDKDVVTIEIEHVNADALAELENQGIKVVPNSKIIKTIQQKILQKQFYKAHDIPSPEFEVMDGSSDEIKMPLPFVQKMNTGGYDGKGVQVIRTAEDMKNLWVQDSVLEKLVDIDKELSVIVARNETGETKTFPVTEMVADPKLNLLDFNICPVFLTGEIEEQINSITEKFLNAIHSPGLFAIELFLDKNGKVWVNETAPRLHNSGHQSQEGNANSQFEQMYRVVKNLPLADTDTLTYSGMLNLVGTEGHSGKVIYEGMDEVLKLPKTYIHLYGKTETKPGRKMGHINVLADSREELMEKLVKVKEMVRVISK, from the coding sequence ATGAAAATAGGAATTTTAGGGGGCGGACAGCTGGGAAGAATGCTGATACAAAGCGCACTGAAATACGATGACCGGTTTTATACACTGGACCCGGCTTCTGACGCACCGTGCAATACGATCTCACATTTTACACAAGGAAATTTCAACGATTACGAAACGGTATTGAATTTTGGAAAAGACAAAGATGTGGTGACCATTGAGATAGAACATGTAAATGCTGATGCCCTGGCTGAACTTGAAAATCAAGGTATAAAAGTAGTCCCGAATTCTAAAATTATTAAAACAATTCAGCAAAAAATTCTTCAGAAACAATTTTATAAGGCTCATGATATTCCAAGCCCGGAATTTGAAGTGATGGACGGAAGTTCTGACGAAATTAAAATGCCGTTGCCATTTGTCCAGAAAATGAATACGGGAGGATATGACGGAAAAGGAGTTCAGGTAATCCGCACAGCAGAAGATATGAAAAATCTTTGGGTACAGGATTCTGTGCTTGAAAAACTGGTAGATATCGACAAAGAACTTTCTGTAATTGTTGCAAGAAATGAAACTGGCGAAACAAAAACTTTCCCTGTAACAGAAATGGTTGCCGACCCGAAACTGAATTTGCTGGATTTCAATATCTGCCCGGTTTTCCTAACCGGAGAAATTGAAGAACAGATTAATTCGATCACAGAAAAATTTTTAAACGCAATTCATTCTCCGGGACTTTTTGCCATCGAATTATTCCTTGATAAAAACGGGAAAGTATGGGTAAACGAAACCGCTCCAAGGCTTCATAATTCCGGACATCAAAGTCAGGAAGGAAATGCCAACTCCCAGTTTGAGCAGATGTACCGTGTTGTGAAAAACCTTCCGTTAGCAGATACAGATACATTAACCTACAGTGGAATGTTGAACCTCGTAGGCACAGAAGGACATTCCGGAAAAGTAATTTACGAAGGAATGGATGAGGTTCTTAAATTACCGAAAACATACATTCACCTTTATGGAAAAACAGAAACGAAGCCCGGAAGAAAAATGGGGCATATCAACGTTTTGGCAGATTCCAGAGAGGAATTAATGGAAAAACTTGTTAAGGTGAAAGAAATGGTAAGAGTTATTTCAAAATAA
- a CDS encoding DUF1543 domain-containing protein translates to MKLFYIILGATPKGRNIEQHDVFFGIAENLKDLVPDMKDFWKEAEGKIHLDCYQEVKFADGYEVKIVEKTNQSSEDQLYFLNLGGYKKGFFEEFHEQHLMVGKSMGEIVKRAKATEFYATMGFEGAVSHIDDKHGVDIDDIFNVSDILPEKMKEKYSIILTKSDAEDQENPMGLGYLKIDKIQ, encoded by the coding sequence ATGAAATTATTTTATATCATTCTCGGTGCAACGCCCAAAGGCAGGAATATCGAGCAGCATGACGTTTTTTTCGGGATAGCGGAAAACCTTAAAGACCTCGTTCCCGATATGAAAGATTTCTGGAAAGAAGCAGAAGGAAAAATCCACCTGGACTGCTATCAGGAAGTGAAATTTGCTGACGGATATGAGGTGAAAATTGTTGAGAAAACAAATCAATCGTCCGAAGACCAGCTGTATTTCCTTAATTTAGGAGGTTATAAAAAAGGCTTTTTTGAAGAATTCCATGAACAGCACCTGATGGTTGGCAAATCCATGGGAGAAATTGTGAAAAGGGCAAAAGCTACCGAATTTTATGCTACAATGGGCTTTGAAGGAGCTGTAAGCCATATCGATGATAAACACGGAGTTGATATTGATGATATTTTCAACGTCAGTGATATTCTTCCCGAAAAAATGAAAGAAAAATACTCCATCATCCTGACAAAATCTGATGCAGAAGATCAGGAAAACCCAATGGGATTGGGATATTTGAAGATTGACAAAATACAATAA
- a CDS encoding sulfite exporter TauE/SafE family protein, whose translation MSEIIILFLGAVSAGLLGSLTGLGGGVIIIPLLTLGFGVPMHYAIGASLISVIGTSSGAAVAFVKEGFTNMRIGMFLEIGTTAGAIIGALVSGMLNPNTIGIIFASILLLTVILNLKGKPDHQEPLIKGSLEERLKLYGTFPDKGVVKSYSARNTVPGFLMMLFAGAMSGLLGIGSGALKVLAMDNMMKLPFKVSTTTSNFMIGVTAVASALIYFQRGEIIPVIVAPVLIGVVVGSFIGSKTLMVSKTKKLKVFFAIVITILAVYMMYNGLTKSFR comes from the coding sequence ATGTCAGAAATCATCATTCTGTTTCTCGGCGCAGTTTCCGCCGGTCTTTTGGGTTCACTTACAGGTTTGGGAGGAGGAGTTATTATTATTCCTTTGCTAACGCTGGGTTTCGGCGTTCCGATGCATTATGCCATCGGGGCTTCTTTAATTTCTGTAATCGGTACTTCTTCCGGTGCTGCAGTAGCTTTTGTAAAAGAAGGTTTTACCAATATGCGTATAGGTATGTTTTTGGAAATCGGTACTACTGCGGGAGCTATTATCGGAGCGCTGGTTTCGGGAATGCTTAATCCCAATACGATCGGAATTATTTTTGCGAGTATCCTTTTATTGACGGTTATTTTAAATCTTAAAGGAAAGCCTGACCACCAGGAACCTCTTATCAAAGGAAGCCTTGAAGAAAGATTGAAGCTGTACGGAACTTTTCCGGATAAAGGCGTGGTAAAAAGCTACTCTGCAAGAAACACGGTTCCGGGATTCCTGATGATGCTGTTTGCGGGTGCCATGTCCGGACTTCTGGGAATAGGTTCCGGAGCGTTGAAGGTTCTGGCAATGGATAATATGATGAAACTGCCGTTCAAGGTTTCTACAACAACCAGTAATTTTATGATCGGTGTAACAGCTGTAGCCAGTGCCCTGATTTACTTTCAGAGAGGTGAAATTATTCCTGTAATTGTTGCCCCGGTACTGATTGGTGTGGTGGTAGGAAGTTTTATTGGTTCAAAAACCCTGATGGTATCCAAGACAAAGAAATTAAAGGTTTTCTTTGCTATTGTCATTACAATCTTAGCAGTATATATGATGTATAACGGCCTTACTAAAAGCTTCAGATAA
- a CDS encoding DUF1634 domain-containing protein encodes MRKNFTDGDLNRSVGNLLRLGVILSVVTSLIGFIKLFTEGFKMPKKYTSLDMGSSSEKVWGMFWNSLCKGEGMAIIQLGILLLIFTPLVRIIFALIGYLKEKDYVYVVISSIVLAIMAISFFTGYAH; translated from the coding sequence ATGAGAAAGAATTTTACAGATGGGGATCTGAACCGTTCGGTAGGAAATCTTCTCAGGCTGGGTGTTATTTTGTCTGTGGTTACATCATTAATCGGTTTCATCAAACTTTTTACGGAGGGCTTTAAAATGCCTAAAAAATATACTTCCCTGGATATGGGTTCTTCTTCTGAAAAGGTATGGGGAATGTTCTGGAATTCTTTATGTAAGGGGGAAGGTATGGCCATTATTCAATTGGGAATACTGCTGCTGATCTTTACTCCCCTTGTTAGGATTATTTTTGCACTGATAGGCTATTTGAAAGAAAAAGACTACGTGTATGTAGTCATTTCCTCGATAGTTTTAGCCATTATGGCGATCAGTTTCTTTACGGGTTACGCCCACTGA
- a CDS encoding VOC family protein, translating into MKIHHIAVICSDYEVSKKFYTEILGLNIIREVYREERQSYKLDLAIGNHYVIELFSFPDPPPRPSRPESCGLRHLAFSVENVQDKREDLVRKGLTCEDIRVDEYTGKEFFFTQDPDQLPLEFYEM; encoded by the coding sequence ATGAAAATCCATCACATTGCTGTTATATGCTCAGACTATGAAGTCTCAAAAAAATTCTATACCGAAATTCTGGGCTTAAACATTATCCGTGAAGTCTATCGTGAAGAAAGACAGTCTTACAAACTTGATCTCGCTATCGGGAACCATTACGTTATCGAATTATTTTCATTCCCGGATCCGCCTCCAAGGCCATCCCGTCCCGAATCATGCGGTTTGAGACATCTGGCTTTTTCTGTTGAAAATGTACAGGATAAAAGAGAAGACTTAGTGAGAAAAGGGCTTACCTGTGAAGATATCCGTGTAGATGAATACACCGGAAAAGAATTTTTCTTTACCCAGGACCCGGACCAGCTTCCGTTAGAATTTTATGAAATGTAA
- a CDS encoding nuclear transport factor 2 family protein, whose amino-acid sequence MNKLVAAVLLFSAFCFGQQNQDIEKPIRNLFSGMKNADPELMKSAFAEGAILQTIAKDGAVKNENIQEFIDSVSKFSKDDLDERIVIDAVHTDGGLASVFTPYSFYFKGKFSHCGANSFQLVKQETGWKIQYIIDTRRKENCKEVK is encoded by the coding sequence ATGAATAAACTTGTTGCAGCCGTCCTGCTTTTCTCTGCATTCTGTTTCGGACAGCAGAATCAGGACATAGAAAAACCAATCCGCAATTTATTTTCAGGAATGAAAAATGCAGATCCTGAACTAATGAAATCCGCTTTTGCAGAAGGAGCCATTCTTCAGACCATTGCCAAAGACGGAGCGGTGAAAAATGAAAATATACAGGAATTTATTGATTCCGTTTCCAAATTTTCAAAAGATGATCTGGATGAAAGGATTGTTATTGATGCCGTTCATACAGATGGCGGGCTTGCAAGTGTTTTCACGCCGTATTCATTCTATTTTAAAGGTAAATTTTCTCATTGTGGGGCAAACAGCTTTCAACTGGTGAAGCAGGAAACCGGATGGAAAATCCAGTACATTATAGATACCAGAAGAAAAGAAAACTGTAAGGAAGTAAAATAA